The following are encoded together in the Hoplias malabaricus isolate fHopMal1 chromosome 3, fHopMal1.hap1, whole genome shotgun sequence genome:
- the sun1a gene encoding SUN domain-containing protein 1 isoform X1 produces the protein MSRRDTMANSKVCTRTTQQHAAENTGYTYSLSSSYSSSALEYEKEHKLAPVYESPRMSRRSLRLNAGTALYRDESILDSSHNRSITYNSVGSVHKEKKISKSRKSFHSTTGSGSLLQTPVKNQSSSVLYAHNSSLHSCAPSDASLLSSLLDESCIQERTVVDSFWGLDGDGDPKDQTLQIEHSFSSVNNGDMASAQTQTSTMTSSYICKDCTSSHSATRDVLPAYSSSKPCSSSSCSYSASSALHLDARDGASSPYTTVYSREKSRRHKSGVLGLLSEICLHYTRKAAASVVCVFTLFMHNALLTSLRQSKALLWSVTDWCVSVFRRITGSSSTALTLLAQSAGLRKASSVSANGGTSGSLSTAATTRAQPMWKISQWTIFRGLKFPKCHAGYCGTMNVNELVIQEEHQNLSGPLCDDCKGKQNVMTSEVHTWSSRAQQLLRPLWFLFIFTGSTLLKAGQKLLSAGYFITRKILSVLYLAAISPGKAVTGAFWWLGTAWYQLVTLMSLLNVFFLTRCLPLLKRLLLILLPFLLLFALWCWGPSSFWAYFPAANKTTWTSDSLFSSPIASMDENSERELHKGLAYTHSEDMSAAAAALTERLARLEQSLTQLWDRVSTSSSKEEKRHTEILGLYSSLRDKLHAETDRETLSQWVSAQFEQRVSLLKAEMEKGKQNLQQHQEEFDKKNQNQESRLAEVEALLKSLALKTEEFQRRQVAETPPSVSVEVDEASRAVLLAEVHRLEEALGSIRSDLHGVMSCKGRCEQLDSLHDTVSAQVRQELRSLLYGSEPPEGAELPDSLLQWLSTQFVSSSNLQASLAALERSILGNVSLQLEQMQQKPCAETITPAVLQTASQAGISEENVQLIVQNALKLYSQDRIGLVDYALESGGGSILSTRCSETYETKTALMSLFGLPLWYFSQSPRAVIQPDVHPGNCWAFRGSQGYLVIRLSVKIVPTAFSLEHIPKTLSPTGNISSAPRNFTVYGLDDEQQEEGRILGRYVYQDDGEPLQTYPVTEENPKAYQIIELRVLSNWGHPEYTCLYRFRVHGSPAQQ, from the exons CTCCAGCTATTCTTCATCTGCTCTGGAATACGAGAAGGAGCACAAACTAGCTCCTGTTTACGAATCACCCAGGATGTCTCGTCGTAGTCTCCGGCTTAATGCCGGCACCGCTCTCTATCGGGATGAAAGCATATTGGACTCATCACACAACCGCAGCATCACCTACAACTCCGTAGGATCAGTTCACAAAGAGAAAAA aataTCAAAGAGCAGGAAATCCTTTCACTCCACAACTGGTTCAGGTTCATTGCTTCAGACACCAGTCAAGAACCAGTCGTCCTCTGTGCTATATGCTCACAACAGCAGCCTGCACAGCTGTGCACCCAGTGATGCCTCACTCCTGTCATCCCTGCTGGATGAGTCGTGCATACAGGAGCGTACTGTTGTCGACAGCTTCTGGG GATTGGATGGGGATGGAGATCCCAAAg ACCAGACTCTTCAAATAGAACACAGCTTCTCTTCAGTGAACAATGGTGACATGGCCTCAGCTCAAACGCAGACATCCACCATGACCAGCAGCTACATCTGTAAAGACTGCACCTCCAGCCACTCTGCGACCAGAGATGTTCTTCCCGCCTACTCTTCCTCCAAACcctgctcctcttcctcctgctcctACTCCGCCTCCTCAGCCCTGCATCTTGATGCCAGAGACGGAGCCTCGTCTCCCTACACTACAGTCTACAGCAGAGAGAAGAGCCGCCGACACAAATCCG GTGTGCTGGGGTTACTCTCTGAGATCTGCCTGCATTACACCAGAAAAGCCGCTGcctctgtagtgtgtgtatttacactgTTCATGCACAATGCCCTGTTGACCAGTCTTCGGCAGAGCAAAG CTCTGCTGTGGTCTGTGACAgactggtgtgtgagtgtgttcaggAGAATTACCGGCTCCTCATCTACAGCTCTCACACTGCTGGCTCAGTCTGCTGGACTGAGGAAGGCTAGCAGTGTCAGTGCTAATGGAGGTACTAGTGGAAGCTTGAGTACTGCTGCTACTACCAGGGCTCAACCaatgtggaaaatttcacaatgGACCATTTTTCGAGGTTTAAAATTTCCGAAAT GTCATGCAGGTTACTGTGGAACCATGAATGTAAATGAACTGGTGATTCAGGAGGAACACCAAAATCTCAGTGGGCCTCTAT GTGACGACTGCAAAGGAAAGCAGAATGTGATGACTAGTGAAGTTCACACATGGTCATCCAGGGCTCAGCAGCTCTTAAGGCCTCTGTGGTTCCTTTTCATTTTCACAG GCAGCACTCTGCTAAAGGCAGGGCAGAAGCTTCTTTCAGCCGGCTACTTCATCACACGGAAAATACTGTCTGTTCTATATTTGGCTGCTATTTCACCAG GCAAAGCAGTGACAGGAGCATTCTGGTGGCTAGGAACAGCATGGTATCAGCTGGTCACGCTTATGTCACTGCTGAATGTCTTTTTCTTGACAAG GTGTTTGCCCTTATTGAAGAGACTTCTCCTGATACTACTTCCCTTCTTGCTGCTCTTCG ctctgtggtgttggggtccgTCCAGCTTCTGGGCCTATTTTCCTGCCGCAAACAAGACGACTTGGACGTCGGACTCCTTGTTCAGCTCCCCCATAGCTTCTATGGATGAAAATAGTGAACGTGAACTTCACAAGGGCCTGgcatacacacactctgag GACATGAGCGCAGCAGCTGCAGCACTCACTGAAAGGTTGGCACGGTTAGAGCAGAGCCTGACGCAGCTGTGGGACCGAGTATCAACATCTAGCAGCAAGGAAGAGAAGCGGCACACTGAGATTCTGGGACTCTACAGCTCTTTGAGGGACAAGCTGCatgcagaaacagacagagagaccttGAGTCAGTGGGTGAGCGCTCAGTTTGAGCAGAGggtcagtttgctgaaagcagaGATGGAGAAAGGGAAGCAGAATTTACAGCAG CATCAGGAAGAGTTTGATAAAAAGAATCAGAATCAAGAGTCCCGACTTGCTGAAGTTGAAGCTCTTCTTAAGAGTTTAGCACTTAAAACAGAG GAGTTCCAGAGAAGACAAGTGGCTGAAACTCCACCCTCTGTCAG TGTTGAAGTGGATGAAGCTTCCAGAGCAGTTTTGCTTGCAGAAGTGCACAGGCTGGAGGAGGCACTGGGCAGCATAAGAAGTGACCTACATGGGGTGATGAGCTGTAAGGGTAGATGTGAACAGCTGGACTCCCTTCATGACACA GTGTCTGCACAGGTAAGGCAGGAGCTGCGATCTCTGTTGTATGGCAGCGAACCACCAGAGGGAGCAGAGCTGCCTGACTCTTTGCTGCAATGGCTGTCCACTCAGTTTGTGAGCAGCTCAAACCTCCAAGCCTCACTAGCTGCCCTGGAGAGGAGCATTCTGGGTAATGTGTCCCTTCAGCTGGAGCAGATGCAGCAAAAGCCCTGTGCAGAGACCATCACTCCAGCTGTGCTGCAAACCGCTAGCCAGGCAGGAATATCCGAGGAG AATGTGCAACTCATCGTGCAGAATGCTTTGAAGCTGTATTCTCAGGACCGCATTGGCCTTGTGGATTATGCTCTGGAGTCAGGAG GTGGAAGCATTCTAAGCACACGTTGTTCAGAGACGTATGAAACCAAGACTGCACTTATGAGTCTGTTTGGTCTGCCTCTTTGGTACTTCTCCCAGTCTCCCAGGGCTGTCATACAG CCGGATGTTCATCCTGGTAACTGTTGGGCGTTTCGAGGCTCGCAAGGATATTTAGTGATCCGTCTGTCTGTGAAGATCGTGCCTACAGCTTTTTCTCTGGAGCATATCCCTAAAACCCTGTCACCTACAGGCAACATCAGCAGCGCACCACGCAACTTTACCGTATAT GGACTGGATGATGAACAGCAGGAGGAAGGGCGCATTCTCGGCCGATACGTTTACCAGGATGACGGTGAACCTCTCCAAACCTATCCAGTCACG
- the sun1a gene encoding SUN domain-containing protein 1 isoform X3: protein MSRRDTMANSKVCTRTTQQHAAENTGYTYSLSSSYSSSALEYEKEHKLAPVYESPRMSRRSLRLNAGTALYRDESILDSSHNRSITYNSVGSVHKEKKISKSRKSFHSTTGSGSLLQTPVKNQSSSVLYAHNSSLHSCAPSDASLLSSLLDESCIQERTVVDSFWGLDGDGDPKDQTLQIEHSFSSVNNGDMASAQTQTSTMTSSYICKDCTSSHSATRDVLPAYSSSKPCSSSSCSYSASSALHLDARDGASSPYTTVYSREKSRRHKSGVLGLLSEICLHYTRKAAASVVCVFTLFMHNALLTSLRQSKALLWSVTDWCVSVFRRITGSSSTALTLLAQSAGLRKASSVSANGGHAGYCGTMNVNELVIQEEHQNLSGPLCDDCKGKQNVMTSEVHTWSSRAQQLLRPLWFLFIFTGSTLLKAGQKLLSAGYFITRKILSVLYLAAISPGKAVTGAFWWLGTAWYQLVTLMSLLNVFFLTRCLPLLKRLLLILLPFLLLFALWCWGPSSFWAYFPAANKTTWTSDSLFSSPIASMDENSERELHKGLAYTHSEDMSAAAAALTERLARLEQSLTQLWDRVSTSSSKEEKRHTEILGLYSSLRDKLHAETDRETLSQWVSAQFEQRVSLLKAEMEKGKQNLQQHQEEFDKKNQNQESRLAEVEALLKSLALKTEEFQRRQVAETPPSVSVEVDEASRAVLLAEVHRLEEALGSIRSDLHGVMSCKGRCEQLDSLHDTVSAQVRQELRSLLYGSEPPEGAELPDSLLQWLSTQFVSSSNLQASLAALERSILGNVSLQLEQMQQKPCAETITPAVLQTASQAGISEENVQLIVQNALKLYSQDRIGLVDYALESGGGSILSTRCSETYETKTALMSLFGLPLWYFSQSPRAVIQPDVHPGNCWAFRGSQGYLVIRLSVKIVPTAFSLEHIPKTLSPTGNISSAPRNFTVYGLDDEQQEEGRILGRYVYQDDGEPLQTYPVTEENPKAYQIIELRVLSNWGHPEYTCLYRFRVHGSPAQQ, encoded by the exons CTCCAGCTATTCTTCATCTGCTCTGGAATACGAGAAGGAGCACAAACTAGCTCCTGTTTACGAATCACCCAGGATGTCTCGTCGTAGTCTCCGGCTTAATGCCGGCACCGCTCTCTATCGGGATGAAAGCATATTGGACTCATCACACAACCGCAGCATCACCTACAACTCCGTAGGATCAGTTCACAAAGAGAAAAA aataTCAAAGAGCAGGAAATCCTTTCACTCCACAACTGGTTCAGGTTCATTGCTTCAGACACCAGTCAAGAACCAGTCGTCCTCTGTGCTATATGCTCACAACAGCAGCCTGCACAGCTGTGCACCCAGTGATGCCTCACTCCTGTCATCCCTGCTGGATGAGTCGTGCATACAGGAGCGTACTGTTGTCGACAGCTTCTGGG GATTGGATGGGGATGGAGATCCCAAAg ACCAGACTCTTCAAATAGAACACAGCTTCTCTTCAGTGAACAATGGTGACATGGCCTCAGCTCAAACGCAGACATCCACCATGACCAGCAGCTACATCTGTAAAGACTGCACCTCCAGCCACTCTGCGACCAGAGATGTTCTTCCCGCCTACTCTTCCTCCAAACcctgctcctcttcctcctgctcctACTCCGCCTCCTCAGCCCTGCATCTTGATGCCAGAGACGGAGCCTCGTCTCCCTACACTACAGTCTACAGCAGAGAGAAGAGCCGCCGACACAAATCCG GTGTGCTGGGGTTACTCTCTGAGATCTGCCTGCATTACACCAGAAAAGCCGCTGcctctgtagtgtgtgtatttacactgTTCATGCACAATGCCCTGTTGACCAGTCTTCGGCAGAGCAAAG CTCTGCTGTGGTCTGTGACAgactggtgtgtgagtgtgttcaggAGAATTACCGGCTCCTCATCTACAGCTCTCACACTGCTGGCTCAGTCTGCTGGACTGAGGAAGGCTAGCAGTGTCAGTGCTAATGGAG GTCATGCAGGTTACTGTGGAACCATGAATGTAAATGAACTGGTGATTCAGGAGGAACACCAAAATCTCAGTGGGCCTCTAT GTGACGACTGCAAAGGAAAGCAGAATGTGATGACTAGTGAAGTTCACACATGGTCATCCAGGGCTCAGCAGCTCTTAAGGCCTCTGTGGTTCCTTTTCATTTTCACAG GCAGCACTCTGCTAAAGGCAGGGCAGAAGCTTCTTTCAGCCGGCTACTTCATCACACGGAAAATACTGTCTGTTCTATATTTGGCTGCTATTTCACCAG GCAAAGCAGTGACAGGAGCATTCTGGTGGCTAGGAACAGCATGGTATCAGCTGGTCACGCTTATGTCACTGCTGAATGTCTTTTTCTTGACAAG GTGTTTGCCCTTATTGAAGAGACTTCTCCTGATACTACTTCCCTTCTTGCTGCTCTTCG ctctgtggtgttggggtccgTCCAGCTTCTGGGCCTATTTTCCTGCCGCAAACAAGACGACTTGGACGTCGGACTCCTTGTTCAGCTCCCCCATAGCTTCTATGGATGAAAATAGTGAACGTGAACTTCACAAGGGCCTGgcatacacacactctgag GACATGAGCGCAGCAGCTGCAGCACTCACTGAAAGGTTGGCACGGTTAGAGCAGAGCCTGACGCAGCTGTGGGACCGAGTATCAACATCTAGCAGCAAGGAAGAGAAGCGGCACACTGAGATTCTGGGACTCTACAGCTCTTTGAGGGACAAGCTGCatgcagaaacagacagagagaccttGAGTCAGTGGGTGAGCGCTCAGTTTGAGCAGAGggtcagtttgctgaaagcagaGATGGAGAAAGGGAAGCAGAATTTACAGCAG CATCAGGAAGAGTTTGATAAAAAGAATCAGAATCAAGAGTCCCGACTTGCTGAAGTTGAAGCTCTTCTTAAGAGTTTAGCACTTAAAACAGAG GAGTTCCAGAGAAGACAAGTGGCTGAAACTCCACCCTCTGTCAG TGTTGAAGTGGATGAAGCTTCCAGAGCAGTTTTGCTTGCAGAAGTGCACAGGCTGGAGGAGGCACTGGGCAGCATAAGAAGTGACCTACATGGGGTGATGAGCTGTAAGGGTAGATGTGAACAGCTGGACTCCCTTCATGACACA GTGTCTGCACAGGTAAGGCAGGAGCTGCGATCTCTGTTGTATGGCAGCGAACCACCAGAGGGAGCAGAGCTGCCTGACTCTTTGCTGCAATGGCTGTCCACTCAGTTTGTGAGCAGCTCAAACCTCCAAGCCTCACTAGCTGCCCTGGAGAGGAGCATTCTGGGTAATGTGTCCCTTCAGCTGGAGCAGATGCAGCAAAAGCCCTGTGCAGAGACCATCACTCCAGCTGTGCTGCAAACCGCTAGCCAGGCAGGAATATCCGAGGAG AATGTGCAACTCATCGTGCAGAATGCTTTGAAGCTGTATTCTCAGGACCGCATTGGCCTTGTGGATTATGCTCTGGAGTCAGGAG GTGGAAGCATTCTAAGCACACGTTGTTCAGAGACGTATGAAACCAAGACTGCACTTATGAGTCTGTTTGGTCTGCCTCTTTGGTACTTCTCCCAGTCTCCCAGGGCTGTCATACAG CCGGATGTTCATCCTGGTAACTGTTGGGCGTTTCGAGGCTCGCAAGGATATTTAGTGATCCGTCTGTCTGTGAAGATCGTGCCTACAGCTTTTTCTCTGGAGCATATCCCTAAAACCCTGTCACCTACAGGCAACATCAGCAGCGCACCACGCAACTTTACCGTATAT GGACTGGATGATGAACAGCAGGAGGAAGGGCGCATTCTCGGCCGATACGTTTACCAGGATGACGGTGAACCTCTCCAAACCTATCCAGTCACG
- the sun1a gene encoding SUN domain-containing protein 1 isoform X4, producing MSRRSLRLNAGTALYRDESILDSSHNRSITYNSVGSVHKEKKISKSRKSFHSTTGSGSLLQTPVKNQSSSVLYAHNSSLHSCAPSDASLLSSLLDESCIQERTVVDSFWGLDGDGDPKDQTLQIEHSFSSVNNGDMASAQTQTSTMTSSYICKDCTSSHSATRDVLPAYSSSKPCSSSSCSYSASSALHLDARDGASSPYTTVYSREKSRRHKSGVLGLLSEICLHYTRKAAASVVCVFTLFMHNALLTSLRQSKALLWSVTDWCVSVFRRITGSSSTALTLLAQSAGLRKASSVSANGGTSGSLSTAATTRAQPMWKISQWTIFRGLKFPKCHAGYCGTMNVNELVIQEEHQNLSGPLCDDCKGKQNVMTSEVHTWSSRAQQLLRPLWFLFIFTGSTLLKAGQKLLSAGYFITRKILSVLYLAAISPGKAVTGAFWWLGTAWYQLVTLMSLLNVFFLTRCLPLLKRLLLILLPFLLLFALWCWGPSSFWAYFPAANKTTWTSDSLFSSPIASMDENSERELHKGLAYTHSEDMSAAAAALTERLARLEQSLTQLWDRVSTSSSKEEKRHTEILGLYSSLRDKLHAETDRETLSQWVSAQFEQRVSLLKAEMEKGKQNLQQHQEEFDKKNQNQESRLAEVEALLKSLALKTEEFQRRQVAETPPSVSVEVDEASRAVLLAEVHRLEEALGSIRSDLHGVMSCKGRCEQLDSLHDTVSAQVRQELRSLLYGSEPPEGAELPDSLLQWLSTQFVSSSNLQASLAALERSILGNVSLQLEQMQQKPCAETITPAVLQTASQAGISEENVQLIVQNALKLYSQDRIGLVDYALESGGGSILSTRCSETYETKTALMSLFGLPLWYFSQSPRAVIQPDVHPGNCWAFRGSQGYLVIRLSVKIVPTAFSLEHIPKTLSPTGNISSAPRNFTVYGLDDEQQEEGRILGRYVYQDDGEPLQTYPVTEENPKAYQIIELRVLSNWGHPEYTCLYRFRVHGSPAQQ from the exons ATGTCTCGTCGTAGTCTCCGGCTTAATGCCGGCACCGCTCTCTATCGGGATGAAAGCATATTGGACTCATCACACAACCGCAGCATCACCTACAACTCCGTAGGATCAGTTCACAAAGAGAAAAA aataTCAAAGAGCAGGAAATCCTTTCACTCCACAACTGGTTCAGGTTCATTGCTTCAGACACCAGTCAAGAACCAGTCGTCCTCTGTGCTATATGCTCACAACAGCAGCCTGCACAGCTGTGCACCCAGTGATGCCTCACTCCTGTCATCCCTGCTGGATGAGTCGTGCATACAGGAGCGTACTGTTGTCGACAGCTTCTGGG GATTGGATGGGGATGGAGATCCCAAAg ACCAGACTCTTCAAATAGAACACAGCTTCTCTTCAGTGAACAATGGTGACATGGCCTCAGCTCAAACGCAGACATCCACCATGACCAGCAGCTACATCTGTAAAGACTGCACCTCCAGCCACTCTGCGACCAGAGATGTTCTTCCCGCCTACTCTTCCTCCAAACcctgctcctcttcctcctgctcctACTCCGCCTCCTCAGCCCTGCATCTTGATGCCAGAGACGGAGCCTCGTCTCCCTACACTACAGTCTACAGCAGAGAGAAGAGCCGCCGACACAAATCCG GTGTGCTGGGGTTACTCTCTGAGATCTGCCTGCATTACACCAGAAAAGCCGCTGcctctgtagtgtgtgtatttacactgTTCATGCACAATGCCCTGTTGACCAGTCTTCGGCAGAGCAAAG CTCTGCTGTGGTCTGTGACAgactggtgtgtgagtgtgttcaggAGAATTACCGGCTCCTCATCTACAGCTCTCACACTGCTGGCTCAGTCTGCTGGACTGAGGAAGGCTAGCAGTGTCAGTGCTAATGGAGGTACTAGTGGAAGCTTGAGTACTGCTGCTACTACCAGGGCTCAACCaatgtggaaaatttcacaatgGACCATTTTTCGAGGTTTAAAATTTCCGAAAT GTCATGCAGGTTACTGTGGAACCATGAATGTAAATGAACTGGTGATTCAGGAGGAACACCAAAATCTCAGTGGGCCTCTAT GTGACGACTGCAAAGGAAAGCAGAATGTGATGACTAGTGAAGTTCACACATGGTCATCCAGGGCTCAGCAGCTCTTAAGGCCTCTGTGGTTCCTTTTCATTTTCACAG GCAGCACTCTGCTAAAGGCAGGGCAGAAGCTTCTTTCAGCCGGCTACTTCATCACACGGAAAATACTGTCTGTTCTATATTTGGCTGCTATTTCACCAG GCAAAGCAGTGACAGGAGCATTCTGGTGGCTAGGAACAGCATGGTATCAGCTGGTCACGCTTATGTCACTGCTGAATGTCTTTTTCTTGACAAG GTGTTTGCCCTTATTGAAGAGACTTCTCCTGATACTACTTCCCTTCTTGCTGCTCTTCG ctctgtggtgttggggtccgTCCAGCTTCTGGGCCTATTTTCCTGCCGCAAACAAGACGACTTGGACGTCGGACTCCTTGTTCAGCTCCCCCATAGCTTCTATGGATGAAAATAGTGAACGTGAACTTCACAAGGGCCTGgcatacacacactctgag GACATGAGCGCAGCAGCTGCAGCACTCACTGAAAGGTTGGCACGGTTAGAGCAGAGCCTGACGCAGCTGTGGGACCGAGTATCAACATCTAGCAGCAAGGAAGAGAAGCGGCACACTGAGATTCTGGGACTCTACAGCTCTTTGAGGGACAAGCTGCatgcagaaacagacagagagaccttGAGTCAGTGGGTGAGCGCTCAGTTTGAGCAGAGggtcagtttgctgaaagcagaGATGGAGAAAGGGAAGCAGAATTTACAGCAG CATCAGGAAGAGTTTGATAAAAAGAATCAGAATCAAGAGTCCCGACTTGCTGAAGTTGAAGCTCTTCTTAAGAGTTTAGCACTTAAAACAGAG GAGTTCCAGAGAAGACAAGTGGCTGAAACTCCACCCTCTGTCAG TGTTGAAGTGGATGAAGCTTCCAGAGCAGTTTTGCTTGCAGAAGTGCACAGGCTGGAGGAGGCACTGGGCAGCATAAGAAGTGACCTACATGGGGTGATGAGCTGTAAGGGTAGATGTGAACAGCTGGACTCCCTTCATGACACA GTGTCTGCACAGGTAAGGCAGGAGCTGCGATCTCTGTTGTATGGCAGCGAACCACCAGAGGGAGCAGAGCTGCCTGACTCTTTGCTGCAATGGCTGTCCACTCAGTTTGTGAGCAGCTCAAACCTCCAAGCCTCACTAGCTGCCCTGGAGAGGAGCATTCTGGGTAATGTGTCCCTTCAGCTGGAGCAGATGCAGCAAAAGCCCTGTGCAGAGACCATCACTCCAGCTGTGCTGCAAACCGCTAGCCAGGCAGGAATATCCGAGGAG AATGTGCAACTCATCGTGCAGAATGCTTTGAAGCTGTATTCTCAGGACCGCATTGGCCTTGTGGATTATGCTCTGGAGTCAGGAG GTGGAAGCATTCTAAGCACACGTTGTTCAGAGACGTATGAAACCAAGACTGCACTTATGAGTCTGTTTGGTCTGCCTCTTTGGTACTTCTCCCAGTCTCCCAGGGCTGTCATACAG CCGGATGTTCATCCTGGTAACTGTTGGGCGTTTCGAGGCTCGCAAGGATATTTAGTGATCCGTCTGTCTGTGAAGATCGTGCCTACAGCTTTTTCTCTGGAGCATATCCCTAAAACCCTGTCACCTACAGGCAACATCAGCAGCGCACCACGCAACTTTACCGTATAT GGACTGGATGATGAACAGCAGGAGGAAGGGCGCATTCTCGGCCGATACGTTTACCAGGATGACGGTGAACCTCTCCAAACCTATCCAGTCACG